The sequence GCCCTTCGGCGCCAGCGGTGCTGTCGCCACGCCCCGACGAGCGGGTGCGGACCGCGCTGTCCGACCCTCCCAGGATAGGTGTCGTCGCAGGCGGCGTCTCCGCTGCCCCGAGGGGTGCGGGCGATGCCGTCGGCACCGGTCCCCTACCCGGTGTGCGTACGGGGTACCGCACGGGACGGGCTGGACCGGCCTCTCGTGTTGTGGGCCCGGTCACTGCCATACTTACCAAGCCGTAGGTTACGGAAGCGTAGCCAGGGCCGTCCGTCGTATATCTCCTCACCCCACAGAGGATTCCCCATGCCGACCAGCCCCGATGTGATCGACGATCCCCAGCCGGCCGCGGAGGGCCGCGCACTGCCTCCCGCCACGCTCGGCGGCGACAAGAAGCGGTCGGTCGAGCAGATCGCCCTGCTGCTGTTCATCGTGGTGCCGTTCCTGGCCCTGGTCGCGGCGGTGCCGCTGGCCTGGGGGCGCGGTGTCAGCTGGCTCGATCTGGGTCTGCTGGTGGCCATGTACTACCTCGGCTGCCACGGGATCACGATCGGCTTCCACCGCTACTTCACGCACGGCGCCTTCAAGGCGAAGCGTCCGCTGCGCCTCGCGATCGCCGTCGCCGGGTCGATGGCCGTGGAGGGTCCGCTGGTGCGCTGGGTGGCCGATCACCGCAAGCATCACCGGTTCTCCGACGCGGAGGGCGACCCGCACTCGCCGTGGCGCTTCGGCGAGAGCCTGCCGGCCCTGATGAAGGGCCTGTGGTGGGCGCACATCGGCTGGATGTTCGACGAGGAGCGGACGTCGCAGGAGAAGTACGCCCCGGACCTGGTCAGGGACCCGGCCCTGGTCGCGATCTCCCGGCACTTCCTCACCTTCACCATCGTCTCGCTGGCGATCCC is a genomic window of Streptomyces sp. NBC_01237 containing:
- a CDS encoding acyl-CoA desaturase; this translates as MPTSPDVIDDPQPAAEGRALPPATLGGDKKRSVEQIALLLFIVVPFLALVAAVPLAWGRGVSWLDLGLLVAMYYLGCHGITIGFHRYFTHGAFKAKRPLRLAIAVAGSMAVEGPLVRWVADHRKHHRFSDAEGDPHSPWRFGESLPALMKGLWWAHIGWMFDEERTSQEKYAPDLVRDPALVAISRHFLTFTIVSLAIPPLVGGLVTMSWWGAATAFFWGSLVRVALLHHVTWSINSICHAVGKRPFKSRDRSGNVWWLAVLSCGESWHNLHHADPTSARHGVMRGQVDSSARLIRWFEQLGWAYDVRWPDAARIASRRKRVPADAA